A window of the Chloroflexus sp. Y-396-1 genome harbors these coding sequences:
- a CDS encoding response regulator has translation MQIVLVEDNPLMQQLFTIFLQGQGFNVTVAATGAAALAVSVPLPALFIIDLRLPDCNGFDLVQQLRAHPVYHRCPTIALSGLGESDRRAALAAGFDRFLTKPTDLDELIRVIIELVDRSSTY, from the coding sequence ATGCAGATCGTGCTCGTCGAGGATAATCCGCTGATGCAGCAACTGTTCACCATCTTTCTGCAGGGGCAGGGATTTAACGTAACAGTAGCTGCTACTGGCGCTGCAGCACTAGCCGTATCGGTGCCACTCCCTGCGTTGTTTATCATCGACTTGCGCTTGCCCGATTGTAATGGATTTGACCTCGTTCAACAACTGCGTGCCCATCCGGTGTACCATCGTTGCCCGACGATCGCTCTGAGCGGCCTCGGCGAGAGTGATCGTCGGGCAGCGTTGGCCGCAGGTTTCGACCGTTTCCTCACGAAACCCACCGATCTCGATGAATTGATACGGGTGATTATTGAATTAGTAGATCGATCCTCTACGTACTAG